From a region of the Spelaeicoccus albus genome:
- a CDS encoding GTP pyrophosphokinase, with the protein MSTPWDDLDDRSRQAVDASVETFARIRPALDAVRQDAEARLRDAFAGSDLVPLFFSSRTKSVESFRAKASRTEPGQSGDGPPTLVFPKPLAQIADLVGVRVITTLPEENSSAANLIKRQRSQFDCRSDREKDIGSIESGTYGYSSRHLILRTIHNDVVREFQRQLEPDAKPTGNYAFEVQIRTIFAHAWSEIEHDIRFKADDPRAWSPHFDRQFTATAAMLESVEHAFSDLNENYNRVRSYWDPDGEGAAPLTAERIREVWQTLLPHVDRKSRDDWAWAIELLDAHGIDTTLGLVELLQADAISDVRKALEHRYSPGPDRLLDDLLLWRFGTDHIDATAEPAGADSTPRRDSLQRRLAQMRRYRDQQPE; encoded by the coding sequence ATGAGCACACCGTGGGACGATCTCGACGACCGGTCGCGACAGGCCGTTGACGCGAGCGTCGAGACGTTTGCGCGGATCCGCCCGGCGTTGGACGCAGTGCGGCAGGACGCCGAGGCGAGACTGCGCGACGCGTTCGCCGGATCCGATCTGGTGCCGTTGTTCTTCTCCAGCCGCACCAAGTCCGTCGAATCGTTCCGGGCCAAGGCCTCGCGCACGGAGCCGGGCCAATCCGGCGACGGGCCGCCAACACTTGTTTTCCCGAAACCGCTCGCACAAATCGCCGATCTGGTCGGCGTGCGCGTGATCACGACATTGCCGGAGGAGAACAGCAGTGCCGCGAACCTGATCAAACGGCAGCGCTCGCAATTCGATTGCCGTAGCGACCGCGAGAAGGACATCGGCTCGATCGAGTCGGGCACGTACGGGTATTCAAGCCGCCATCTGATCCTGCGCACTATCCACAACGACGTCGTCCGGGAATTCCAGCGTCAGCTCGAACCGGACGCGAAGCCGACCGGCAACTACGCGTTCGAGGTGCAAATCCGCACCATCTTCGCGCACGCCTGGTCGGAGATCGAGCATGATATCCGGTTCAAGGCCGACGATCCGCGCGCGTGGAGCCCGCATTTCGACCGCCAGTTCACTGCGACGGCGGCAATGCTCGAATCGGTCGAGCACGCGTTCTCCGACTTGAACGAGAATTACAACCGGGTGCGCAGCTACTGGGATCCGGACGGCGAGGGCGCCGCCCCGCTGACTGCCGAACGGATCCGCGAGGTGTGGCAAACACTGTTGCCGCACGTCGACCGCAAGTCCCGGGACGACTGGGCATGGGCAATTGAGCTGCTCGACGCGCACGGCATCGACACCACGCTGGGGCTGGTCGAGCTCTTGCAGGCCGACGCGATCTCGGATGTGCGCAAAGCGCTCGAGCACAGGTACTCCCCCGGGCCGGACCGGCTGCTCGACGACTTGCTGTTGTGGCGGTTCGGCACCGACCACATCGATGCGACGGCCGAGCCGGCCGGCGCCGATTCGACGCCGCGGCGCGACAGTTTGCAGCGCCGGCTGGCGCAAATGCGCCGCTACCGCGACCAGCAGCCCGAATAA
- a CDS encoding sugar-binding transcriptional regulator gives MQDAEKNRLALRAANLYYVRGEKMDAIAREFGGSRSTVSRLLKYARQKNLVEITLNLPTGDADRLAKSLHREYGVTGSVVPVPAASTELERLELVASEGARVLDTVYGANMLLGVAWGTTIAAVGRHLEHKATSGARIVQLNGAANPATTGLQYAADIIERFGRAFDATVQQFPVPAFFDYAATRSAMWKERSIQRILGLQRQADVCLFSLGAVAGGVPSHVYSAGYLDRSDFAALRRERVVGDLSTVFIRSDGSHSGISLNDRASGMPPEDLRRVHRRLCVVTGRNKVPALRAALRSHLITDLVIDEPTAADLMARQ, from the coding sequence GTGCAGGACGCGGAAAAGAATCGGCTCGCCTTGCGGGCCGCGAATCTCTACTACGTGCGGGGCGAGAAAATGGACGCCATCGCCCGGGAGTTCGGCGGCTCACGGTCGACGGTGTCGAGGCTGCTGAAATACGCACGGCAAAAGAATCTGGTGGAGATCACGCTCAACTTGCCGACAGGGGACGCCGACAGGCTGGCAAAATCGCTGCACCGCGAATACGGGGTGACCGGGAGCGTGGTTCCGGTGCCGGCGGCGTCCACCGAACTGGAACGGCTCGAACTCGTCGCCTCCGAAGGCGCGCGCGTGCTGGACACGGTGTACGGCGCGAACATGCTGTTGGGCGTGGCCTGGGGAACGACCATCGCAGCGGTCGGCCGCCATTTGGAGCACAAGGCCACCTCCGGTGCCCGGATCGTGCAACTCAACGGCGCGGCCAATCCGGCGACGACGGGGCTGCAGTATGCCGCCGATATCATCGAGCGGTTCGGCAGGGCGTTTGACGCAACCGTGCAGCAATTCCCGGTTCCGGCGTTCTTCGACTATGCCGCGACCCGGTCGGCCATGTGGAAGGAACGCTCCATTCAGCGCATTCTCGGCCTGCAGCGGCAGGCCGATGTGTGTCTGTTCAGCCTGGGAGCGGTTGCCGGCGGCGTCCCCAGTCACGTTTACTCGGCCGGCTATCTCGACCGGAGCGACTTTGCCGCGCTGCGCCGTGAACGGGTTGTGGGAGACCTGTCCACGGTGTTCATCCGGTCCGACGGCAGCCATTCCGGAATCTCACTGAACGATCGGGCGTCCGGCATGCCCCCGGAAGACCTGCGCCGCGTGCACCGCCGACTCTGCGTCGTCACGGGGCGCAACAAGGTGCCGGCCCTGCGCGCGGCCCTGCGCTCGCATCTCATCACGGACCTCGTCATCGACGAGCCGACCGCCGCCGACCTGATGGCCCGGCAATGA
- a CDS encoding FUSC family protein → MRIPLWVRQLVVPKQDAAPWGRGVRTAVAVATPVTVGMAVGNVVPTVLCSLGAMSSSFSDKGGPYRTRLARFATVIVSGATGFLIGGTAYGHGLLTVAVVMAAGLISSLMSRLSAIASTGALQFLLFTIVSSGISFGPLPVWVPSVLYAIGGLWTMTLSLSTGIGRTSAPQQALVADVYRRLAALLDASRIDTAQAAERVRRTDTARQAITTAMNAAYDAVLTNREQSGGTENRSSRLTALLNGATPIVEAALTIIRDGRVIPADIPAAVDEIGLAIAGGGRSNGARALPKRAVPGKSGTSVRRTASGGPAANGSGADDAAAGDAADDTAATRRPDTIEMPRIDTSAPALEALEAGIRSAKSIVSGRTPAPDKSRPPRASAHDRLVGFRETIVGGRETWWQTVRLILSLGVADAVGQMLGLERSFWVVLSVAVVMKPDFGSVFARAVQRTLGTVIGVAIGAAVVAVVPSGAWMLIPVAFFAFMLPISIRRNYGMLATFVTPLIVLLLDLIHHNAQTLVEYRLIDTAIGCAIVLLVGYLPWPSTWRSRTRIGERIAVTARIVLTYMRVALAREGGDRSWVRRHTYRSLSDLRTAFQQAMSEPPPVSTRASAWWPAIVALERLTDATTAVALRAEHGEDGVSEAGARQAIDAMREIVESTRSERRPRDMPLPDEAALEGVRAELRSVYSIVNTHARPR, encoded by the coding sequence ATGCGAATACCTCTTTGGGTAAGGCAGCTGGTCGTGCCGAAGCAGGACGCCGCTCCGTGGGGCAGGGGCGTTCGCACGGCCGTGGCGGTGGCCACCCCCGTCACGGTCGGCATGGCCGTCGGCAACGTCGTGCCCACCGTGCTGTGTTCGCTCGGTGCGATGTCCTCGTCGTTTTCGGACAAGGGCGGTCCGTACCGCACTCGGCTGGCTCGCTTTGCCACAGTCATCGTCAGCGGCGCCACCGGCTTCCTCATCGGCGGGACCGCGTACGGCCACGGCCTCCTCACCGTCGCGGTAGTGATGGCGGCGGGTCTGATTTCCAGCCTGATGAGCCGCCTGTCGGCGATCGCGTCCACCGGCGCCTTGCAGTTTCTCCTTTTCACCATCGTCTCGTCGGGAATCAGCTTCGGCCCGTTGCCCGTCTGGGTGCCGTCGGTCCTGTACGCGATCGGCGGACTGTGGACGATGACGTTGTCCTTGTCGACGGGGATCGGCAGAACCAGCGCGCCGCAGCAGGCGCTCGTGGCCGACGTGTACCGGCGGCTCGCCGCGCTGCTCGACGCGTCCCGGATCGACACGGCCCAGGCCGCCGAACGCGTCCGCCGAACCGATACGGCGCGGCAAGCGATCACGACCGCCATGAACGCCGCATACGATGCGGTGCTGACGAACCGCGAGCAGTCCGGCGGCACCGAGAACCGGTCCAGCCGCCTCACGGCACTGCTCAACGGCGCCACGCCGATCGTTGAAGCCGCATTGACGATCATTCGGGACGGACGGGTCATCCCGGCCGATATCCCGGCCGCCGTGGACGAGATCGGCCTGGCTATCGCCGGCGGCGGACGCAGCAATGGCGCACGGGCCCTGCCCAAGCGCGCCGTCCCGGGAAAGTCCGGCACGTCCGTGCGCCGGACGGCGTCCGGAGGGCCGGCCGCGAACGGTTCGGGTGCGGACGACGCGGCTGCGGGCGACGCGGCTGACGACACGGCCGCCACGCGCAGACCGGACACTATTGAAATGCCGCGTATCGACACGAGCGCGCCGGCCTTGGAAGCGTTGGAAGCGGGGATCCGCTCGGCCAAGTCGATAGTGTCCGGCCGGACGCCGGCGCCCGACAAGTCGCGGCCGCCCCGGGCAAGCGCGCACGACCGGCTCGTCGGATTCCGCGAGACAATAGTCGGCGGCCGCGAGACGTGGTGGCAGACGGTTCGGCTGATCCTTTCCCTGGGGGTCGCCGATGCGGTCGGCCAGATGCTCGGACTCGAACGCTCATTTTGGGTAGTGCTGTCCGTCGCCGTCGTGATGAAGCCGGATTTCGGGTCCGTATTCGCCAGAGCCGTGCAACGAACTCTGGGCACTGTGATCGGTGTGGCCATCGGTGCTGCAGTTGTCGCGGTAGTCCCGTCCGGCGCGTGGATGCTCATCCCCGTGGCCTTCTTCGCCTTCATGCTGCCGATCTCGATCCGCCGCAATTACGGCATGCTTGCCACGTTCGTCACCCCGCTCATCGTTTTGCTGCTGGACCTCATTCATCACAACGCGCAAACGCTCGTCGAATATCGCCTCATCGATACGGCGATCGGCTGCGCCATCGTGCTGCTCGTCGGGTATCTGCCGTGGCCGAGCACGTGGCGATCGCGGACCCGGATCGGTGAGCGCATCGCCGTCACGGCACGGATAGTGCTGACTTATATGCGAGTGGCCCTGGCCCGCGAGGGCGGAGACCGCAGCTGGGTGCGCCGGCACACGTACCGGAGCCTGTCCGACCTGCGGACGGCATTTCAACAAGCCATGTCCGAACCGCCGCCCGTCAGCACCCGGGCATCGGCGTGGTGGCCGGCCATCGTTGCGCTGGAACGGCTCACCGATGCGACGACGGCCGTCGCGCTGCGCGCCGAGCACGGAGAGGACGGCGTGAGCGAGGCCGGCGCCCGGCAGGCCATCGATGCCATGCGTGAAATCGTCGAATCGACTCGCAGCGAGCGCCGGCCGAGGGACATGCCGCTGCCCGACGAGGCAGCGCTCGAGGGGGTCCGGGCCGAGCTGCGCTCCGTGTACTCCATCGTCAACACGCACGCCCGGCCGCGCTGA
- a CDS encoding MBL fold metallo-hydrolase: protein MTARIDHLVTSGTFTLDGGSWDVDNNVWILGNDDECVVIDAAHDGDAILSAVGDRTLKAVFLSHGHDDHIDAVGDLVEGQPELRIYLHPDDRMLWDRIYPDDAPDLELADGQVLQAAGTDVHVLHTPGHSPGACCFYVPELGTLFSGDTLFSGGPGATDKSFSDFDTIIESIRGKLAGLPPGTVVRTGHGDATTIGDEVGHLDEWVARGY from the coding sequence ATGACGGCGCGGATCGACCACCTGGTCACCAGCGGCACGTTCACATTGGACGGCGGCAGTTGGGACGTCGACAACAACGTGTGGATTCTTGGCAATGACGACGAATGCGTAGTCATCGATGCGGCCCACGACGGCGATGCCATCTTGTCCGCGGTCGGCGATCGGACGCTGAAGGCGGTGTTTTTGTCGCACGGCCACGACGATCACATCGATGCGGTCGGCGATCTGGTCGAGGGGCAGCCGGAACTGCGGATCTATCTGCACCCGGACGACAGGATGCTGTGGGACCGGATCTACCCGGACGACGCCCCCGACCTCGAGTTGGCCGACGGGCAGGTGCTGCAGGCGGCGGGCACCGACGTACACGTGCTGCACACTCCCGGCCATTCGCCGGGCGCCTGCTGCTTTTACGTACCCGAACTCGGCACGCTGTTTTCCGGCGACACATTGTTCTCCGGCGGCCCGGGAGCCACTGACAAGTCGTTCAGCGATTTCGACACGATCATCGAGTCGATCCGCGGCAAACTGGCGGGTCTTCCGCCCGGCACCGTGGTACGCACCGGCCACGGCGACGCCACGACTATCGGCGACGAGGTCGGACACCTCGACGAATGGGTCGCCCGCGGCTACTGA
- a CDS encoding S-(hydroxymethyl)mycothiol dehydrogenase, which produces MSTTVKGVIARAKGQPVELTDIVVPDPGPGEVIVDIESCGVCHTDLHYREGGITDDFPFLLGHEAAGRVSVLGEGVTNVEVGDFVVLNWRAVCGQCRACKRGRPWYCFDTFNAEQKMTLTDGTELEPALGIGAFCEKTLVHSGQCTKVNPDADPAAVGLLGCGIMAGLGAAMNTGAVGRGDSVAVIGCGGVGDAAIVGAHLAGATTIVAIDREDRKLEMAEQLGATHAINSSTLSEDEVVAAVGRLTGGFGADVVIDAVGVPATWRQAFYARDLAGTVVLVGVPNPEMELTIPLLDVFGRGGSLKSSWYGDCLPERDFPMLTELYLQGRLPLDKFVSERIDITGIDAAFDRMGSGDVLRSVVEMKSGGTA; this is translated from the coding sequence GTGTCAACAACCGTGAAGGGCGTCATTGCGCGCGCCAAAGGGCAACCCGTCGAATTGACGGACATCGTCGTTCCCGACCCGGGCCCGGGCGAGGTGATCGTCGATATCGAGTCGTGCGGCGTCTGCCATACCGATCTGCACTACCGCGAGGGCGGCATCACCGACGACTTCCCGTTCCTATTGGGCCACGAGGCCGCCGGCCGGGTCAGCGTACTGGGCGAGGGCGTGACGAACGTCGAGGTCGGCGATTTCGTGGTCCTGAACTGGCGCGCCGTGTGCGGGCAGTGCCGGGCCTGCAAACGCGGACGGCCCTGGTACTGCTTCGACACCTTCAACGCCGAGCAGAAGATGACGCTCACCGACGGCACCGAGCTCGAGCCGGCGCTGGGGATCGGCGCGTTTTGTGAAAAAACGCTCGTGCACTCCGGCCAGTGCACCAAGGTGAACCCGGACGCCGATCCGGCGGCTGTCGGCCTACTGGGCTGCGGCATCATGGCCGGTCTCGGCGCGGCAATGAACACCGGCGCGGTCGGTCGCGGCGATTCGGTCGCGGTCATCGGCTGCGGCGGCGTCGGCGATGCCGCAATCGTCGGCGCACACTTGGCCGGCGCCACCACCATCGTGGCGATCGACAGGGAGGACCGGAAGCTCGAGATGGCCGAGCAACTCGGCGCCACGCACGCAATCAACTCGTCGACGCTCAGCGAAGACGAAGTCGTCGCCGCCGTCGGGCGGCTCACCGGCGGGTTCGGCGCGGACGTCGTGATCGACGCGGTCGGTGTGCCAGCCACCTGGCGGCAAGCGTTCTACGCACGAGATCTGGCCGGCACCGTCGTCCTGGTCGGCGTGCCGAACCCGGAAATGGAGTTGACCATTCCGCTGCTGGACGTCTTTGGCCGCGGCGGCTCGTTGAAATCGTCCTGGTACGGCGATTGCCTTCCCGAACGGGACTTCCCCATGCTCACCGAGCTGTACCTGCAAGGACGCCTGCCATTGGACAAATTCGTCAGCGAGCGCATCGACATCACCGGCATTGACGCCGCATTCGATCGGATGGGATCCGGGGACGTGCTGCGCTCGGTCGTTGAAATGAAGAGCGGAGGCACGGCATGA
- the cysS gene encoding cysteine--tRNA ligase, translating to MTFTLYDTQTRQVREFVPREPGKAGLYVCGATVQGSPHIGHLRTAVVFDQLTRWLGYLGYDVTLVRNVTDIDDKILAKAAEAGRPWFAHAYKYEQEFTAAHDALGVARPTYEPRATGHVTEMVELIARLIDAGHAYPAEDSSGDVYFDAASWPDYGRLTNQSPADMQPAEDAGPAGKRDPRDFALWKGHKDGEPATASWPTPWGRGRPGWHLECSAMATKYLGPRFDIHGGGLDLRFPHHENEQAQSRAAGDDFADYWMHAGLLTVGGDKMSKSLGNSLFAADLLAGGRPIVLRYYLGSAHYRSTLDFSPEALAEAGAAFERIETFIERASDPAGDAPEPAGAVPDEFAKAMNDDLSIPSALAVLHERVRAGNTALDAGRGADAASALSDVLAMLRVLGLSPLDEPWASSGGPDAGKAALDALVGAELTARADARAAKDFAAADAIRDRLKAAGITIEDTPHGARYTLEGMN from the coding sequence GTGACATTCACGCTTTATGACACTCAGACCCGTCAGGTCCGCGAATTCGTGCCCCGCGAGCCGGGCAAGGCAGGGCTGTACGTGTGCGGCGCCACAGTGCAGGGCTCACCGCATATCGGGCACCTGCGCACGGCAGTCGTGTTCGACCAATTGACCCGCTGGCTCGGCTATCTCGGCTACGACGTCACGCTTGTGCGCAACGTGACGGACATCGATGACAAGATCCTGGCCAAAGCGGCGGAGGCCGGCCGGCCCTGGTTCGCGCACGCCTACAAGTACGAGCAGGAGTTCACCGCGGCGCATGACGCCCTCGGGGTGGCCAGGCCCACCTACGAACCGCGTGCCACCGGCCACGTCACCGAAATGGTCGAGCTGATTGCACGGCTGATCGACGCGGGCCACGCGTATCCGGCCGAGGATTCCTCGGGGGACGTGTACTTCGACGCCGCGAGTTGGCCGGACTATGGGCGGCTGACCAATCAGTCGCCGGCCGACATGCAGCCGGCCGAGGACGCCGGGCCGGCCGGCAAACGGGATCCGCGCGATTTCGCGTTGTGGAAAGGCCACAAGGACGGCGAGCCCGCGACGGCGTCCTGGCCGACGCCGTGGGGGCGAGGACGGCCCGGCTGGCACCTCGAATGCTCCGCCATGGCAACGAAATATCTCGGACCGCGGTTCGACATTCACGGCGGCGGGCTTGACCTGCGTTTCCCGCATCACGAGAACGAGCAAGCGCAGTCCCGTGCGGCCGGCGACGATTTCGCCGACTACTGGATGCATGCCGGCCTCTTGACCGTCGGCGGCGACAAGATGTCGAAATCGCTGGGTAATTCGCTCTTTGCGGCCGACTTGCTGGCCGGCGGCCGACCGATAGTGCTGCGGTATTACCTCGGCAGCGCGCACTACCGGTCGACGCTCGACTTCTCGCCGGAAGCGCTTGCCGAGGCCGGCGCCGCGTTCGAACGCATCGAGACGTTCATCGAGCGGGCTTCCGATCCCGCCGGCGACGCTCCCGAGCCCGCCGGTGCGGTGCCGGACGAGTTCGCCAAAGCCATGAACGACGATTTGTCCATCCCCAGCGCGCTGGCCGTCCTGCACGAGCGCGTGCGCGCCGGCAACACGGCACTGGACGCCGGCAGGGGCGCCGACGCGGCGTCCGCGCTTTCCGATGTTCTGGCCATGCTGCGGGTGCTGGGCCTTTCCCCGCTCGACGAGCCGTGGGCGTCGTCCGGAGGCCCGGACGCCGGCAAGGCCGCGTTGGACGCGCTGGTCGGCGCCGAATTGACGGCGCGGGCCGATGCACGCGCGGCAAAGGATTTTGCGGCAGCCGACGCAATCCGTGACAGGCTGAAGGCAGCCGGAATCACCATCGAAGACACCCCGCACGGCGCGAGGTACACCCTGGAAGGCATGAATTGA
- the rlmB gene encoding 23S rRNA (guanosine(2251)-2'-O)-methyltransferase RlmB translates to MSPKKPRPGAVRKSSTKKGPQKGTGGQKRRSLAGRGPTPKAEEREYHPAYKRAQDAKKKQPARDTRRRGSGGSRGARGSTATEVIAGRNSVVEALREKIPATALYVAHKVESDDRVKEAISLAGGRGIALLEASKVDLDRLTDGAFHQGLALQIPPYEYAHPDDLPGLAADKGETPLIVALDGITDPRNLGAIIRSTAAFGGHGVVVPERRAASMTASAWKTAAGAAARIPVAKAGNLTRTLEAYKSQGLFVLGLDGDGDVSLPDIKLGAEPVVIVVGSEGKGLARLVAQTCDQIVSIPIDSATESLNAGIAGAVALYEVSRIRAR, encoded by the coding sequence TTGAGCCCTAAGAAACCCCGCCCCGGGGCAGTGCGCAAGTCCTCGACCAAGAAGGGCCCGCAAAAGGGCACGGGCGGTCAAAAGCGGCGCTCGCTGGCCGGCCGCGGGCCGACGCCGAAGGCCGAAGAACGCGAATACCATCCCGCGTACAAGCGGGCGCAAGACGCGAAGAAGAAGCAGCCGGCCCGCGATACTCGCCGGCGCGGCTCCGGCGGATCGCGCGGAGCTCGCGGGTCGACGGCCACCGAGGTGATCGCCGGCCGGAACTCGGTAGTCGAGGCATTGCGGGAAAAGATCCCGGCGACGGCGTTGTACGTGGCGCACAAGGTGGAAAGCGACGACCGGGTGAAAGAGGCGATCAGCTTGGCCGGGGGCCGCGGCATCGCCTTGCTCGAGGCGTCGAAGGTCGACCTGGACAGGTTGACCGACGGCGCGTTTCACCAGGGCCTGGCACTGCAGATCCCGCCGTACGAATACGCGCATCCCGACGACCTGCCCGGATTGGCAGCGGACAAAGGCGAAACGCCGCTCATCGTGGCGCTCGACGGCATCACCGATCCGCGGAACCTGGGCGCCATCATCCGGTCGACCGCTGCGTTCGGCGGCCACGGCGTGGTCGTGCCGGAGCGGCGCGCCGCAAGCATGACGGCGTCCGCGTGGAAGACGGCGGCCGGGGCCGCAGCGCGCATCCCCGTGGCCAAGGCCGGCAATCTCACTCGCACCCTGGAGGCGTACAAGAGCCAGGGGTTGTTCGTGCTGGGCCTTGACGGGGACGGCGACGTGTCGCTGCCCGACATCAAGCTGGGAGCCGAACCCGTCGTGATAGTCGTCGGCTCGGAGGGCAAGGGCCTGGCCCGGCTGGTCGCGCAGACCTGCGACCAAATCGTGTCCATCCCCATCGACTCGGCCACCGAGTCCCTCAACGCCGGTATCGCCGGCGCCGTCGCGCTCTACGAGGTCTCGCGCATTCGGGCCCGGTAG
- a CDS encoding MIP/aquaporin family protein: MQVFTSEVIGTGMLTLLGVGVVANVLLKGTKGNGPDWLMISFGWGLAVFVGVLAASKSGAHLNPAVTIGLLTSGAKEYAPGVDVTTASTLTYFAGEMVGAFLGAVAVWLAYKQHYDTDTEAAVKLGTFSTGPEIRSYGWNLVTEVIGTFVLVFGILSVNFISNNDGAWPSALGPLPVALIVVVIGTSLGGPTGYAINPARDLGPRIAHAVLPIKGKGTSDWSYAWVPVVGPLLGGVIAGTTAMALY; this comes from the coding sequence ATGCAGGTTTTCACGTCCGAAGTGATCGGCACCGGAATGCTGACGCTTCTCGGCGTCGGCGTCGTCGCCAACGTTCTGTTGAAAGGCACCAAGGGCAACGGCCCGGACTGGCTGATGATCAGCTTCGGGTGGGGGCTGGCCGTCTTCGTTGGTGTCTTGGCGGCCTCGAAGTCCGGTGCACATTTGAACCCGGCGGTGACTATCGGTTTGCTCACGTCCGGCGCCAAAGAATACGCGCCGGGCGTGGACGTGACCACGGCTTCGACTTTGACCTATTTTGCCGGCGAAATGGTCGGCGCGTTCCTCGGCGCCGTCGCAGTATGGCTGGCGTACAAGCAGCACTACGACACCGACACCGAAGCGGCGGTGAAGCTCGGAACGTTCTCCACCGGCCCGGAGATCCGGTCCTACGGATGGAACCTCGTCACCGAAGTCATCGGCACGTTCGTGCTGGTCTTCGGGATCCTTTCCGTGAACTTCATCAGCAACAACGACGGCGCCTGGCCATCGGCGCTCGGGCCGCTTCCGGTCGCGCTCATCGTCGTCGTGATCGGTACCAGTCTCGGCGGGCCGACCGGGTACGCCATCAACCCGGCCCGCGATCTGGGCCCACGCATTGCGCACGCCGTCCTGCCGATCAAGGGCAAGGGGACGTCCGACTGGTCCTACGCTTGGGTGCCGGTCGTCGGGCCGCTGCTCGGTGGAGTGATTGCCGGCACGACCGCGATGGCATTGTACTGA
- a CDS encoding glycerol-3-phosphate dehydrogenase/oxidase codes for MQTTALSPMQRQKSIDALKDRTLDVLVIGGGVTGAGAALDAVTRGLDVGLIEARDWASGTSSRSSKLIHGGLRYLQMLDFKLVREALTERGRLLTTIAPYLVEALPFIYPLTHKVWERAYVGAGLMLYDALSFAPGIKRGVPLHRHLSARGVKRLFPDLADSAAVGGIRYYDARVDDARLVATLVRTAVGHGALAASRTQAIGYLSEHGTVVGVRARDLESGAEFDIRARHVIGATGVWTDETESLDGLPSHADAAAATSPSGRGLKVRASKGMHIVVPGDRITGTAGIISQTEKSVLFIIPWDGYWVIGTTDTDWTQSKAHPVANATDVDYLLEHANSVLATTLTTADVMGTYAGLRPLLQPVADEAKSTAKVSREHTAATPAPGLTVIAGGKFTTYRVMAEDVVDQALGSQARANPSITAGLPLAGTEGFAVRRRQRAALARRYGWRLEQVDHLLGRYGSLIDEVLELIDADPSLGEPLPGADRYLKAEIVYAAANEGALHLEDVLTRRTRMSYDQRERGIAVAPAVADLMAPILGWDAAAKAAEVQSYRDRTEAELAAQLEPDDAHAAAIRESASEIRPTAAGAVR; via the coding sequence ATGCAGACCACAGCGCTGTCCCCAATGCAGCGGCAGAAGTCCATTGACGCGCTGAAGGACCGGACGCTCGACGTCCTGGTCATCGGGGGCGGTGTCACGGGGGCCGGCGCGGCGCTGGACGCCGTGACCCGCGGACTCGACGTCGGACTGATCGAAGCACGCGATTGGGCGTCGGGCACGTCGTCCCGCTCAAGCAAATTGATCCACGGCGGTTTGCGGTACCTGCAAATGCTCGACTTCAAGCTGGTGCGCGAAGCACTCACGGAGCGCGGCCGCCTGCTCACCACCATCGCGCCGTACCTTGTCGAAGCGTTGCCGTTCATCTACCCGCTGACGCATAAGGTGTGGGAGCGCGCATACGTCGGCGCCGGACTCATGCTCTACGACGCGTTGAGCTTTGCGCCCGGTATCAAACGCGGCGTCCCGCTGCACCGGCATTTGAGCGCGCGCGGCGTCAAGCGGCTCTTCCCCGACCTCGCCGATTCGGCTGCGGTCGGCGGCATCCGCTACTACGACGCGCGGGTGGACGACGCCCGGCTCGTTGCCACGCTGGTCCGCACGGCCGTCGGCCACGGAGCTCTTGCGGCAAGTCGCACGCAAGCGATCGGGTACCTCTCCGAACACGGCACGGTGGTGGGAGTTCGCGCCCGCGACCTCGAATCCGGCGCCGAGTTCGACATCCGCGCTCGGCACGTCATCGGCGCTACCGGGGTATGGACCGACGAGACCGAATCGCTCGATGGCCTGCCGTCGCACGCCGATGCGGCCGCGGCGACGTCCCCGAGCGGCCGCGGCCTGAAGGTACGGGCTTCCAAGGGCATGCACATAGTGGTGCCCGGCGACCGGATCACCGGCACGGCCGGCATCATTTCGCAGACGGAAAAGAGCGTCCTGTTCATCATCCCGTGGGACGGCTACTGGGTGATCGGCACGACCGACACCGATTGGACCCAGTCCAAAGCGCATCCGGTCGCCAACGCCACCGATGTCGACTACCTGCTCGAACACGCCAATTCGGTGCTGGCCACGACTCTCACCACCGCCGACGTGATGGGCACGTACGCCGGCCTGCGACCGCTTCTGCAGCCCGTGGCCGACGAGGCCAAGAGTACGGCCAAGGTCTCCCGCGAGCACACGGCCGCCACCCCCGCCCCGGGCCTGACCGTCATTGCCGGCGGAAAGTTCACCACCTACCGCGTGATGGCCGAGGACGTCGTCGATCAGGCTCTCGGATCCCAGGCGCGGGCAAATCCGTCCATCACGGCCGGCTTGCCGCTGGCCGGGACCGAAGGATTCGCCGTCCGGCGTCGGCAGCGCGCCGCTCTGGCCCGCCGCTACGGCTGGCGGCTCGAGCAGGTCGATCACCTGCTCGGCAGGTACGGAAGCTTGATCGACGAAGTGCTCGAGTTGATCGATGCCGACCCGTCGCTCGGCGAGCCGCTGCCGGGTGCCGACCGGTACCTGAAGGCCGAGATCGTGTACGCCGCGGCAAACGAAGGCGCACTGCACCTCGAGGACGTGCTCACGCGGCGCACCCGGATGTCGTATGACCAGCGCGAGCGCGGCATCGCCGTCGCTCCGGCCGTTGCCGATCTGATGGCCCCGATCCTGGGGTGGGACGCCGCCGCCAAAGCCGCCGAAGTGCAAAGCTACCGCGATCGCACCGAAGCCGAACTTGCCGCGCAGCTCGAGCCGGATGACGCGCATGCCGCGGCCATCCGCGAATCAGCCTCCGAGATCCGGCCGACCGCTGCCGGCGCCGTCCGCTAA